A genomic window from Microbacterium sp. ET2 includes:
- a CDS encoding ATP-binding cassette domain-containing protein, whose translation MAPPRDGDVAIHSRDLSLAWNPRPGALRVVEGVTFQLPRGRTLAVMGPTGAGKSSLVTTLAGLAPADLGVVGGDASVEGISVRRPGRKHRVLTYVAGYLPQSAGAKLPARLTVSETIAEPVTSRDRRVNQRALSIRVAALLDEMMLPLGAAAKYPYELSAGMRQRVAFARALMLQPKVFLADEPFANMDVEVRRAAHDAIARRRDDVGMASVIVTNEDDVARELDAHVLVLRGGHPVAAGPHLDDLLWTPGGADDHRRAAS comes from the coding sequence ATGGCCCCGCCACGAGACGGTGACGTCGCGATCCACAGCCGTGATCTCTCCCTGGCATGGAACCCCCGCCCCGGCGCTCTGCGGGTGGTCGAAGGCGTGACGTTCCAACTGCCGCGGGGCCGCACGCTGGCGGTCATGGGGCCGACGGGTGCGGGCAAGTCCAGCCTGGTGACGACGCTCGCCGGGCTCGCCCCCGCCGATCTCGGTGTCGTCGGCGGCGACGCCTCGGTCGAGGGCATCTCGGTCCGCCGTCCCGGCCGCAAGCATCGTGTTCTGACGTATGTGGCGGGCTACCTGCCCCAGAGCGCCGGAGCGAAACTCCCCGCGCGGCTGACGGTGTCCGAGACGATCGCCGAGCCGGTGACGAGCCGCGATCGACGGGTCAATCAGCGGGCGCTGTCGATCAGGGTCGCCGCGCTGCTGGACGAGATGATGCTGCCGCTGGGGGCGGCGGCGAAATACCCCTACGAGCTCAGCGCAGGCATGCGCCAGCGCGTCGCGTTCGCGCGCGCCCTCATGCTCCAACCGAAGGTGTTCCTCGCCGACGAGCCCTTCGCGAACATGGACGTCGAGGTGCGTCGGGCGGCGCACGACGCCATTGCGCGACGTCGCGATGACGTCGGCATGGCCAGCGTCATCGTGACCAACGAGGATGACGTGGCACGTGAGCTCGACGCGCACGTGCTCGTCCTGCGCGGAGGCCACCCGGTCGCCGCCGGTCCCCATCTCGATGACCTGCTCTGGACGCCCGGCGGCGCGGACGATCATCGGCGTGCTGCCTCCTGA
- the dnaG gene encoding DNA primase, translating into MAGRIRQADVEEVKARTNIGDIIGERVALKSAGVGSLKGLCPFHDERSPSFHVRPQVGFYHCFGCGESGDVYTFLRKMDHVSFTEAVERLAGRIGYALHYEDGGAAPETTGRSRLYAANAAAGEYFRSQLVTPEAAAARTFLGERGFDAGAAAHFGVGYAPRGWSHLMDHLTAQGFSREELTTAGLVSQGQRGVYDRFRGRLVWPIRDVTGQVIGFGARKLYEDDGGPKYLNTPETPIYRKAQVLYGLDLAKRDISRDHRVVVVEGYTDVMACHLAGVTTAVATCGTAFGTDHITVLRRVMGDDSAAGEVVFTFDPDAAGQKAALRAFGDEKRFAAQTYVAVAPEGLDPCDLRMSKGDAAVRALMDHKAPMFEFVIDQRLAGFDLATVEGRAGALGSAAPIVAEIRDPALRPGYTRVLARRLGLDLGEVSAAVERAARGAGRDRAGEPRSRNAREIEAERAGARGGGPGEDRPPSGDEHQVRSSVATLPRTADAALERDALTGFLQFGHRIDAALRGRALAQPFRVPALEAVRQTLAVVPDLDRMGWAADAVSEVREPYRSLAAELLTRAFPALTDDAAVASTADLARRVVLRGIEDEKRELLRAIQRVAPESEEGRAVRLRLRELDHDRQVITAES; encoded by the coding sequence ATGGCAGGGCGCATCCGCCAGGCCGATGTGGAGGAAGTGAAGGCACGCACCAACATCGGTGACATCATCGGCGAGCGGGTGGCGCTGAAATCCGCGGGCGTCGGGTCGTTGAAAGGTCTCTGCCCGTTCCACGACGAGCGCAGCCCGAGCTTCCACGTCCGCCCCCAGGTCGGCTTCTACCACTGCTTCGGGTGCGGCGAGTCCGGAGACGTGTACACCTTCCTCCGGAAGATGGACCATGTGTCGTTCACCGAGGCGGTCGAACGTCTCGCGGGACGGATCGGGTACGCGCTCCACTACGAGGACGGGGGTGCCGCACCCGAGACGACCGGACGCAGCCGCCTCTACGCGGCCAACGCGGCGGCGGGGGAGTACTTCCGCTCCCAGCTCGTCACCCCCGAGGCCGCCGCGGCCCGCACCTTTCTCGGGGAGCGCGGTTTCGATGCCGGCGCGGCCGCGCACTTCGGCGTGGGATACGCGCCCCGGGGGTGGTCGCACCTGATGGACCACCTGACCGCCCAGGGCTTCAGCCGCGAAGAACTCACCACCGCAGGGCTGGTCTCTCAGGGACAGCGGGGCGTCTACGACCGGTTCCGCGGCCGTCTCGTCTGGCCGATTCGAGACGTCACCGGGCAGGTGATCGGCTTCGGGGCTCGGAAGCTCTACGAGGACGACGGCGGCCCGAAGTACTTGAACACTCCGGAGACCCCGATCTACCGCAAGGCGCAGGTGCTCTACGGACTCGACCTCGCCAAGCGCGACATCTCCCGCGATCATCGCGTGGTCGTCGTCGAGGGGTACACCGACGTGATGGCCTGCCATCTCGCCGGCGTCACCACCGCCGTCGCCACCTGCGGCACGGCGTTCGGAACCGATCACATCACGGTGCTCCGGCGGGTGATGGGCGACGACAGCGCGGCGGGCGAGGTGGTCTTCACCTTCGATCCCGACGCCGCAGGCCAGAAGGCGGCGCTTCGCGCCTTCGGCGACGAGAAGCGGTTCGCCGCCCAGACGTACGTCGCGGTCGCGCCCGAGGGACTGGATCCGTGCGATCTGCGCATGTCGAAGGGGGATGCCGCGGTGCGCGCTCTCATGGACCACAAGGCGCCCATGTTCGAGTTCGTGATCGATCAGCGGTTGGCCGGGTTCGACCTCGCGACCGTGGAGGGGCGCGCGGGAGCGCTCGGCTCCGCGGCGCCGATCGTGGCCGAGATCCGCGACCCCGCGCTCCGGCCGGGCTACACGCGGGTCCTCGCCCGAAGGCTCGGGCTCGATCTGGGGGAGGTCTCCGCCGCCGTCGAACGTGCGGCGCGCGGCGCCGGCCGCGATCGCGCCGGCGAACCCCGAAGCAGGAATGCGCGTGAGATCGAGGCGGAGCGCGCGGGTGCGCGCGGCGGAGGTCCTGGCGAGGACCGTCCGCCGTCGGGGGACGAGCATCAGGTACGTTCCAGCGTGGCGACCCTCCCTCGCACAGCCGACGCCGCGCTCGAGCGCGACGCCCTCACGGGTTTCCTGCAGTTCGGGCATCGGATCGACGCCGCGCTCCGAGGCCGCGCCCTCGCGCAGCCCTTCCGGGTGCCCGCTCTCGAGGCCGTGCGTCAGACCCTCGCGGTGGTCCCGGACCTGGATCGGATGGGGTGGGCGGCGGATGCGGTCTCGGAGGTGCGCGAGCCGTATCGGTCGCTCGCTGCGGAGCTCCTGACCCGCGCCTTCCCCGCGCTGACCGACGACGCCGCCGTGGCCTCCACGGCCGATCTCGCACGCCGCGTCGTGCTCCGCGGCATCGAAGACGAGAAGCGCGAACTGCTCCGCGCCATCCAGCGGGTGGCCCCCGAGTCCGAGGAAGGCCGCGCTGTCCGTCTGCGGCTGCGCGAACTCGACCACGATCGACAGGTCATCACCGCCGAAAGCTGA